A genomic window from Lycium barbarum isolate Lr01 chromosome 4, ASM1917538v2, whole genome shotgun sequence includes:
- the LOC132635286 gene encoding transcription factor MYC2 — MTEFSLPTMNLWNNSTTDDNVSMMEAFMSSDLSFWATTPGANSNPLPINNNNTPSTTLPPSSSTSTITASAVDASKSMPFFNQETLQQRLQTLIDGARETWTYAIFWQSSAVDFSSPSVLGWGDGYYKGEEDKAKRKLPVSSPAYIAEQEHRKKVLRELNSLISGTQTGTDDAVDEEVTDTEWFFLISMTQSFVSGSGLPGQALYSSNPIWVAGAEKLAASHCERVRQAQGFGLQTMVCIPSANGVVELGSTEVIIQSSDLMNKVRVLFNFNSDLGSGSWAVQPESDPSALWLTDPSSSAMEVRESINTVQTNSVPSSNSNKQIAFGNENGQSSYNQQQTTHGFFSKELNFSEFGFDASSNRNGNGNSSLSCKPESGEILNFCDSTKKSATSANGNLFSGQSQFGAGEENNKNKKRSATSRGSNEEGMLSFVSSGMKSGGGGGEESDHSDLEASFVKEADSSRVVEPEKRPRKRGRKPANGREEPLNHVEAERQRREKLNQRFYALRAVVPNVSKMDKASLLGDAISYINELKSKLQNTESDKEDMKSQVEDLKKELASKDSRRPGPPPPNQDLKMSSHNGSKVVDLDIDVKIIGWDAMIRIQCNKKNHPAARLMAALMELDLDVHHASVSVVNELMIQQATVKMGSRHFTEEQLRIALTSRIA, encoded by the coding sequence ATGACTGAATTCAGCTTACCCACCATGAATTTGTGGAATAATAGTACTACTGATGATAACGTTTCTATGATGGAAGCTTTTATGTCTTCCGATCTTTCATTTTGGGCTACTACTCCTGGTGCTAATTCAAATCCTCTTcctattaataataataataccccaTCTACTActcttcctccttcttcttcaacttccacTATAACCGCTTCGGCCGTTGATGCTTCGAAATCCATGCCGTTTTTCAACCAAGAAACGCTTCAGCAGCGTCTTCAAACCCTAATCGACGGTGCTCGTGAGACGTGGACCTACGCCATCTTCTGGCAGTCGTCTGCCGTTGATTTCTCGAGCCCGTCCGTGTTGGGTTGGGGAGATGGGTACTACAAAGGCGAAGAAGATAAAGCCAAGAGGAAACTACCTGTTTCTTCTCCTGCTTATATTGCTGAGCAGGAGCATCGGAAGAAGGTTCTCCGGGAGCTGAATTCTTTAATTTCCGGAACACAAACCGGAACCGATGATGCTGTAGATGAAGAAGTTACCGACACTGAATGGTTCTTTCTTATCTCCATGACTCAATCGTTTGTCAGCGGAAGTGGGTTACCGGGTCAGGCTTTGTACAGTTCGAACCCGATTTGGGTTGCCGGAGCAGAGAAATTAGCTGCTTCACACTGCGAACGGGTTCGTCAGGCTCAAGGATTTGGGCTTCAAACCATGGTTTGTATTCCTTCAGCTAATGGTGTGGTTGAATTGGGCTCAACAGAGGTTATAATCCAGAGTTCTGATCTCATGAACAAGGTTAGAGTATTGTTTAACTTCAATAGTGATTTGGGCTCAGGTTCATGGGCTGTGCAGCCCGAAAGCGACCCGTCGGCGCTCTGGCTCACTGATCCATCTTCCTCAGCTATGGAAGTTAGAGAGTCTATAAATACAGTTCAAACAAATTCAGTTCCATCAAGTAATAGTAATAAGCAAATTGCCTTTGGAAATGAAAATGGTCAAAGTTCTTACAATCAGCAACAAACAACACACGGATTTTTCTCTAAGGAGTTGAATTTTTCGGAATTCGGGTTTGATGCAAGTAGTAATAGGAATGGGAATGGAAATTCATCGCTCTCTTGCAAGCCCGAATCGGGTGAAATCTTGAATTTTTGTGATAGTACTAAGAAAAGTGCTACTAGTGCAAATGGGAACTTGTTTTCGGGTCAGTCCCAATTTGGGGCTGGGGAGGAGAATAATAAGAACAAGAAAAGGTCAGCTACTTCTAGAGGAAGCAATGAAGAAGGAATGCTTTCATTTGTTTCTTCCGGTATGAAATCCGGCGGAGGCGGAGGTGAAGAGTCTGATCATTCTGATCTCGAGGCCTCGTTCGTGAAAGAAGCTGATAGTAGTAGGGTTGTAGAGCCTGAAAAAAGGCCGAGGAAACGAGGAAGGAAGCCCGCTAATGGACGGGAAGAACCTTTGAATCACGTCGAGGCAGAGAGGCAAAGGAGGGAGAAATTGAACCAAAGATTCTACGCGCTTAGAGCTGTTGTCCCAAATGTGTCCAAGATGGACAAAGCATCGCTTCTTGGTGATGCAATTTCATATATAAACGAGCTGAAATCGAAGCTTCAAAATACAGAGTCAGATAAAGAAGACATGAAGAGCCAAGTAGAAGATTTAAAGAAAGAATTAGCGAGTAAAGATTCAAGACGCCCTGGTCCTCCACCACCAAATCAAGATCTCAAGATGTCTAGCCATAATGGAAGCAAGGTTGTTGACTTGGATATAGATGTTAAGATTATTGGATGGGATGCGATGATTCGTATACAATGTAATAAGAAGAATCATCCAGCTGCAAGGTTAATGGCAGCGCTAATGGAATTAGACCTAGATGTGCACCATGCCAGTGTTTCAGTGGTGAACGAGTTGATGATCCAGCAAGCCACAGTGAAAATGGGTAGCCGACATTTCACTGAAGAGCAGCTTAGGATAGCATTGACATCCAGAATTGCTTAA